catatatagttCAAGAAAACTCTTATacgaatattttatatttttacaatattgtaacattaaaaaatatagaacttaattaattttaatttttatcactgtacattaataaatatttatgttatattattaaatatggtGATTCacataagtatatatatatatatatatatatatatatatatatatatatatatatatatatatatatatatatatatatatatatatataagtattcatgaagtttaattaaaaatatttaaattaaacatattttcaacattttaattttgtgaaagaaaaagcTAAGAAGTTAACCAAATCATGTTTTGTAAATATTGAAACCAtggaaataaaaacattttaaaaattatgaacaaaatattatttgtctttctcaaaccattgaaaattatcaaaataatattttgtaaatgacAATATATTCGTAAATGATCAAAACTAATAGATTAAAAGAAACAACtaattattttgattgataTCAATGaaatacataaacaaaaaaaaataagttagaaAGCAGAAAACAAATTAACATATTGAACACAGACGTAAAACTTTAAAGTAAAATCCACAAACTAATACCAGCCCTAACATTTCTCTTCTTACAATAGTTATTTGTAAACCAGAATTTTATTACATAAGGGAAGTAATGATAATTGATAACATGTTTTGAATATAAAGAAATtaggtttttaattaaattggaatgtaatttttttttgtgatattcTAGTATATGTCTTAAAGTAATGTGTTTTTACAATTAAGTAATAATATGGATCaaatttgttattatgttaCAGATTCATAATTTAAATGACTACTTATGCTATATGTTCCGTACTCTAGCCATTAAATGATAGCTCAAGTGAGAGAAGTtgtggtaatttttttttcttgtagagCTTTGCAAAAAGTTTTATTACTTAAGTGTTGGTTCATAACTTGAACAAAGTCAATTATgttgtattttatttgggaTATCATCTTACAAATAAGGAACTTTGATGTTAGAACATGAATTTGATAATGAGTTACATAATAgataatgaatataatattattgatagATTTTTATCAATGGATATATTTGTCGATAAACGTTAATTATCGACGGATTTTATCaatggtttttaatttgttttttactgATGATCacttatcaacaaatttttttcGGTAAGTGACACACACATTACCGACGAATTTTTCTGTCTAGAAGTGACATATACATTATTGATGGATTTTTTCACCGATAATGCATATGTCACTTACCTACGGAAAAAATCGTCGATAAATTAATCGGTAAAATGAGCGGAAATTTTCTTGCCCATTTTTCCTCTCTGTCTGTGAGacacatattatttattttctctcacTCGCATGTTTTTCCATATTTGTGCGAGGCAACATCGTTTTTATCCTCCTTCCCCATCTCACCACCATACCTCCAAGCCCAAGCCGCCTCCATCTCCATTTAATCAGGCCACCTCTCCGTCTCCACCATCTACGTCTCCGTCTCCATATTTGAGGTCTTCCACTCTAACTTTATCCTCTTTAGCACGAACAGGAAAGGGGTAGTGCCTCTATTTTTCCCTTTCATGAAACTATGCAACTAAGCATTGTCTCCACCGTGCAACCTCACTGTTCACTCAAAGTCCAGTCAAAGCCATTGTTCGTTCGAAGTCTGGCCAAAGCCAATGTGCAACTTCCCCTTTCACCATTGCGCACCCTGCATTCTTTGGAATGAGctgtatttatttttgaaatgaactctttgttggatgcataaaaatgaaaggaagaagCAGAACCAGAACGGAAAAGAAGATGAATCAGATCGGTATATTTACCGACAAATTTATCGacgaattttttttctttgataattatcgacaaaataaaaaatccattGATATAATTTACCAACAATTGTTTAGCCGCCGATAATGCGTTGATAATGACCATTTACAAATGGATTTTACACATTACTAACCAATTTTAGTCATAATATTCGTTTTTATTGTAATACATCGACATATAAGATATGAGTTCATTTATGAATTTGTAACATCATGTATAATGTAACAATTCAAATCACgtttttctataataattttgaaaaaaaaaaaaaacaaaaattgatgaGAATGTATGTTAGTATTATCCATGCGACAAAACGATAATTAGAGTAACAATTGCTCTTATACAACAAGTCCAGTATAGCAAAAAATGTCATGAGAGTACCAACTCTTGATAAAGTTAATCATAACATTGAGGATCAACACATAACcaactatactaattttttcAAGGCCTATAGTGTTCATCCATGCAAAAGAACTAACAGCAACCTCATAGACATACATATATCATAACCttgaaatgttatatttattcataACTCTCACTTTTACATGTTGTGTGGATTTATAAGTCTCACATGATAGAATGTTAAATCAcctaaaagaatataaaataaagagtgtttttttgttttttctttaaatcctCCCATGATATTATctcatttaagaaaaaacttaGATCTTATATTCTATACTAAAAGATTTCTTTATTGTAGACAAAATTGATAGTTATGGAATACTTATGAAAgtcattttaaatgattttaaattgtcAGACCTTCTAATCGTATCTTCAATTCATGTCGCATCTAACATTACAACAGTTAAGTATTATTCAAGAATAATCACTTactattctttaaataaaataaaataaaaagtatttttgcaCCGAATACATTTAAAAGTATGAATTAATTAttgtacaaaaataaagaagatttTGAGACAATATCCATCACAACATAATATAACActcaaattgaattaattttacaCACAATCACaaccacacacacatatatatttatattatttacgttcttttttaatttatacatacaGATAGTGTTACATCACaactattatttcatttaaaaaactaaaacgtGCTATAATTCAtaactacttttttaaaaagaaattgtgtaTTACAATTTGACTTTATGAAAACCACCAAAAATATCTTgatatgaattaaatttgagtttttcattttttataatttaagtgaAAGACagcttcttcttgtttttttttttaaagtgactattttcttaaaaacaatattGAAACAAAGGAGATCAAATTTCTTGAAGTCATTCTCAAATTTCCTTCCAAAGAACATGTAGAAAGCACactttatatacggaaaaagttttcttaacaattttttttaacaactttttgataatacATAACAGTTTTTGATtaatccatttcaaatatttttttttaaataaatttaaacagactaataaaatagttaCCTACTACATTGttgaaaagttgtaaaaaaaaaaattgtttatatataacataGTTGACGTACAAAACAAATACAATAGTTCAGACTTGCCAATTGGCAAATCCACCAAAGACGGTGCTCGATGTTTGTGGAATTCCGCAGAATTTAAGCCAACATGCCAGAAGCAATATTCTCCTTGCTTTCTTCTTCATCCATTGTATCACAGAGTGCTCTTCCCCTTGTCTCTGGCAAGAATATTCCATAAACCCCACTGAAACCTATCACCAACCCAAAAACCCCGTAACACAGAAACTTGTTCGCTCTTCCGGCACTCACCAGCATTGGACTGAACGCGCCACCTAACACCACTGCTAACCTTGCCATGGACAGTGCTGAGTTCCTCACACATGTTGGGAAGAGTTCGGTGGTGTAGATGAGGTAGATGTTAAACGAAGAACAGGCGCTGAAGAATGATATCAACTCGAACCCTATTTGGAGATTACTCCATGGCTTGACTTCAACGATAGACAACACGCTGAAAACACCACTGAGGATGGTAAAGAAAAGGAGTGCAATTCTCCTGTTGAACTTGTctatgaagaagaagacaatCAATGCAGAGGGTAACTCGGATAAGGCATTGAAAGTGACACCCAAGTAGAGGTTGAAAGAGAGGTTTTGAAGGCCTAGTGGCATGCCATAATAGACGAGTCCTATGCCTATACCCATGCCCATAATTGAGACGAGCCTTCTAGATGACCATTTCTTCTGTAGAAGAATTCTGAGGGCTGAGAACAAATCCACGTTCCAAGTTTCTTCCTTGTGGGACATGTTATTAATGGCCAAATCCAGGTTGCTTTGAGTCACAGATGTGATGCATTTCAGCGTGGCCACGGCTTCTTCTGTCCTTCCTCGCACTAGAAGCCATCTTGGGGATTCCGTAACGAACACCTTCACCAATATGCAGTAGATCATCGTTAAAATCGAAGTCCACAGATAAAGGTTCCTCCACGAAGAACTCTTGTTTGCGTAAGCCATGACTGGTAAGGACAAGAACCCTACATATATGCACACCACATTCGATTTACTCTcactttactttttatattaaaaaattaataaattaagctatttatattattcaataataataataataataatacttgtaAGACAACTGTGTCTCTCACGTGGACAAATAAAGAGGAAGAGATGTGCATGTAGATGTTGCCCTTTTTGTCAATAACATACTTTATAAAGTGGTCTTTGTTTGGGACCCTACATGGCTTTTCGATCATAATTGACCTCATGCACAGACAGGAGTTTAGGAATACATTTCTTTCACTATACgtagtttattaaaatttaaataaaaatatttttattcattttatttgataatataattgatttaatagtggttttattttattcacttttCCTTTCAAGTTCTGGTaagtagttaaaaaaattattcttaaattcagatcaaatattaacttatttttatattttaacccGTGGACAGAAGGTGACTTACGACCACTTGCTCCGCGCGTGCTTACCTACCTATAGTGAAGCAAAAGAAGCCGATGACACTGGTCTGGCCGCGCCGCCGTTTGCCCACGATCTCGGTGGCGAGAACCAGCGCGGAAGTGCCAATGGTGGCGCGAGCAAAGCCGCAGAGGAACTTGAGCGCGGAGTAGATCCAAACGTTGGGCGAGAGAGTGGCGAGAAGAGAAGTGATGCCCATGACGAGGCAGGAGAAGAAGAGCGTGTTCTTTCGCCCGAGCGAGGAGTCAGCCAGCGAGGCCAGCCCGAATCCTCCCACCAAGCACCCCACGAAGAAGCTCGAAGCGGGAAGCCCCGATATTACGGAGTTGGCGCACTCCAGACCCCACTCTGACACGGTGGATGCATGCGCAGGCCCGTCCCACGCCCACCACTCCCTGGGAAGGTCACAGAGTGTGGCGGTGGCGGCGCAGTCATTGTCAGCGCTGGTGCAGTGCCACGAGGGCTGGGCGTCGGTGAAGACGGTGATGAAGGTCTGCTGGGCGTCGAAGAGCCAGGCGATGGAGACAAGTACTGATTGAAGGAACTGGGACCAGTTGAAGTCGCCTATGCAGAGTTCGACGGTGGATCCCAGGGATGGGTGGTGTTTGttgggtggtggtggtgacggTGGTTGTTCTTGTGTGTCAGATGATGGATTGGGTTGGCAGAGGAGAGGGGTGGGATCTGCcatgaaaagaacaaaaatatactttgttttcttctctCGTAGTTTTCACGCTTATGCAAATTGTGTCTGTATGCAAGGGGTTTATATGGTGTGGAACGTTGGATCTTTCTCGATGCATCTTCGTTTATCTTCCAATACTAAATGACTCAGTTAACCCTATCTAATTTACTCACActgtaaactaatttaaaaattagatgggaaagttttgaatttaagaagttaaactaaattttttaaatagaaatgaaagaatatacattggtatatataatataaaatcattttacatGCAAGTAGTCATTAATTATAAGAACATGTGATATTAGTGCTGCTGCATCAAGTTGAAGTAGCAAATTGGTCTTGCCAcgtgttttaataaataaacaaatctGTTTtgaatcaataatttaaaaacatgtaCTGCACCAAGAATTGCTATATTTAACTAGATTTATTTAGAAGTTAATTAACTAACTGTCTAGTTAGGGAATcaaattaattgtatttcaaTGCTTACaatatattaactaaaataaaatatgtaatttaattaattagaatcaGTGGTACTATAGAACTTAGTATTgataagataaatatattaatagtcATTAAGAGAAAgtctataaataataaataataaataatgcaCTTACTTTTTACTACGATAATAATTACttcttattcattaaaattatgctaactgataataaataatttttttctccataAAATTTGGACAagtcaaagaaaaaaagtttcacTTTGTTAGCTTCCAGTTTAGCATCTCACCGTTTTCTTTTCTGTCATGCTAAATACACTTCTCATTAAcggtttttttatttataatatgacaatataaaaaatataataaaaatgttatccgaaagtctttaaataaaaaaaatccaatataGTTAACAAATAGCAAAGAATCCTtgtaaagaacaaaatatttcaaaagttaaacATATGCAaactatattcaattttaataaaataaattatactagTTCATGTCCGAATCTACATCCATtagtatttctttaaaaaagatTTGGTTCCACCAATAACAAATGAGCTTGTACAAAACAATTGTGACATTCTAAAGGATATTAGCCTCAACCTTACTTTAGATATCAAAGAGATCTTTTCTCTTATCCATTCTTGCCTCACTTAAAAAGGATTTTGACCTTATATACTCTTTGGTTATCTAAGAAAATATCTAGCCTTATCAACTATAACAATCAATccaaaaaaacaatacaaaactaacaaataacaacacaaaaacaaacttgaaaacaatttagaaaatcaaaatgaaaagaagttACCACAACATAAGCACATTTAGAACTTACTTACATAACATAACCTTTGAGAAATCTTGTTGGTGATtacttttttatcttaaaaaatgtttttatctcATAAAATGTATGCATATATTTCTCTCTAAATAATTgcataaatttttacaaaagatTGACTTTGATAGTGTTTTAGAAACacaatttgaaaacaaatattGAGGTAAATATATCTTACCAAAGACTAAAACTTATCCAAACTAATAGTTAGATTTATAAGTGAGCCTGAAAACCAATAGATTTAGTAAGTTCATTGTAACTTAAGTTTGGACATTTGCATGCAATATTAAGAACTTTTCCTTAGCTTCTTACCATCAAATATGTTAGTCTATGCCATTAGTTAATTATAGAGATATTtgttagaatataaaataaaaaaattattcacatatCTCTTATTTGTAACctaaattcatacaatttttatgattctaaaaaattattctcataCAACATAACTCATTTAAAATAACTACTAATCAATTAACTATAcaaattaatattcatttaatgtATAAAGACATTCCCattgaattcattaaaaatGCCATAAGAtaaagaagagaggaaaaaaatatattttttagttggtTCACTTAAGCGAAAATTTCCTGACTTAAGAAAAATTTAACTAAGAACATTGTGTTGAGCTACAATTCTATTTTTGCTCGAGCAAAGAATCCTTCAGTTGGGTTATAATAGGGCCGACAGTAAACTCAACCTCTATTCTATTTCtaatcttttcaattttaaaaataaattaaattagattagtTCATGCAGTTGCTATCTTTGTTTAAGATTGCAAAGTTTTCATTCTCGTTGTATCatacctaaaataaaaaaagaaaagaaaaaagaagctatagaatataatatttttccttgttccatgtcaaaaaaattatattaatagataaataCCTTACATACTATTGTTTTAGAATTCATTTTAGTATTTGCGAATTTTGATGAAGATTTGTATGAGTATGCAACCACATGTGATAATTTGAACACCACAGAAGTAATGATGACATGGAATGATAAGGAATATTCCTTCTTCGttgtcattttttaaatatgtcacTCCAAACAcaacttaaaaatttgaaaaaataaaaataaaaaaaattaagcatttAAGTACAAATTTTATAGTTTACGGACTATaagatcaaatttattttgagaTATGAGAAAGCAGTTAAATTAGACAGAGGATAAAAcgatatcttttttaaaatgtttagtaaatttaaaatgtatttatttactctaTCTTGGTATAATCTAAATGCTCTcctattttcatataaataggtaaaaattaaaattattaatttaatataattgattccattgtaattgataaaattagtttattagtttttttctaATTGATGTAACCTTTGAGATAATCTTAGTAGAAGATAAGAACAGTGTTTACAACATAGGAATAAGTTCTTAACTTAACCATTAATTATGTGTATGCATGTCCTCTCATGAAACAAAGCAAACAGAATATATATGTGCTGTATTTGATATATTGTATAAAGTTTTATAGAATAATATATTGTTGCAAGAGAATATAATATTGTGAGAACTAACATGAAGACATGATGCATTAAGTGAAACTTTGTGTCAACTAGTAATAGAAAAAGGGAGTATggaataaattataatagtaaaagGATCTAAGACCGAATTATAgtagagaaaatgaaaataaaataattagttatgtcaacctatttatataaaatgttcCAATTAAAACCTTTCTCACTACAATCCTATACTATTTTCTCTTTGgcttccttctcttttctttttatgtttttgtattaatttgtaaaagaatAGAAACATCCTTAAAAATATTCccttgtaatatatatatatatatatatatatatatatatatatatatatatatatatatatataactatggACTTATCGGATACGAAGACGAATTGGATGAAAAAAATCAAGCGATTGACGTGCAAGAAAACACCagataaattcattttatttagaattaaattattatagacTTACAGAAAAAATACTGACTTGAACGTCGAAATGCAGTTCACCTCACACCAACTGATTACACGAAACGAAAAGA
The sequence above is drawn from the Vigna radiata var. radiata cultivar VC1973A chromosome 3, Vradiata_ver6, whole genome shotgun sequence genome and encodes:
- the LOC106757192 gene encoding organic cation/carnitine transporter 3; this translates as MADPTPLLCQPNPSSDTQEQPPSPPPPNKHHPSLGSTVELCIGDFNWSQFLQSVLVSIAWLFDAQQTFITVFTDAQPSWHCTSADNDCAATATLCDLPREWWAWDGPAHASTVSEWGLECANSVISGLPASSFFVGCLVGGFGLASLADSSLGRKNTLFFSCLVMGITSLLATLSPNVWIYSALKFLCGFARATIGTSALVLATEIVGKRRRGQTSVIGFFCFTIGFLSLPVMAYANKSSSWRNLYLWTSILTMIYCILVKVFVTESPRWLLVRGRTEEAVATLKCITSVTQSNLDLAINNMSHKEETWNVDLFSALRILLQKKWSSRRLVSIMGMGIGIGLVYYGMPLGLQNLSFNLYLGVTFNALSELPSALIVFFFIDKFNRRIALLFFTILSGVFSVLSIVEVKPWSNLQIGFELISFFSACSSFNIYLIYTTELFPTCVRNSALSMARLAVVLGGAFSPMLVSAGRANKFLCYGVFGLVIGFSGVYGIFLPETRGRALCDTMDEEESKENIASGMLA